In one window of Porites lutea chromosome 8, jaPorLute2.1, whole genome shotgun sequence DNA:
- the LOC140945959 gene encoding uncharacterized protein codes for MRNRLYIYYRAVLLCIYALCKVVGSNYLESCKKTLVEENVTLKGGIGAGTFRILGKVTSMDSCIELCCKTSTCDVAFLSAAKCYGVECVSDEECKSTATDTSDIRVLIAHVRTGHKKDNTSLAFITPNFTSNVKPHPNGFLGPNQAGLSSTNTPKGLIAQGQKSLDSVNPNMAGQCRAGKLFKEVTLKGGINAGTYKDVGAVQNMDECSSKCCEFAACDLAFMLSNRCYLVGCSEGKNCQIQKAKPSPYHPSVTYIERWNKEGVKHTVFLSDSADTKYSCPVVKPMTKVTLKGGLKAGDFTDTGKVGSIKECYATCCQQASCNLAFMLGQNCFSVKCYNKDLCSTIPAQPSIFNPQIAYVWSRKEMSGDTAKSQILKPQVVCPANKVLDSVTLVGGIKSGYFRDHGKVKDIQKCRRICCEMPHCNLAFMLSSNCFSVACKSADACKTQPANPSRYNPKISYVREYGSTELIGAPKPSDQQTNATIPGLLQTPLSSPSAPALTPQAQLPGLTAPAMDAAQTTQFSQTQGQGQTPLLPGLAQQMTLPSPPSPPVAPFASNPETGPKPFMPMGGSQIDNGAVMQFPIPPAQPAQPAPPAAPASPVSQTLDQLAGAQTETKKTEIPHADNQQSFKNQIKSAAAGQAMQMNIVDGKIKLTPVGGSENSEASESKAKTDDSSKKDDSAKKQCNKAKVLDNVTLKGGKKSGKFSNHGDVKGMDECQDICCKDKKCNVAFMLGKTCYSVACNSKDLCEHTKAPPSDYNPQLAYVRQLENSNTKETSKAPAIPPEPKDLKCKHSNITNNKDLPGGIHKDNFTLVKEAESMAKCMEKCCDSKECDVAYMVEKKCYSVSCSSRDDCKPVTVKASKKTPLISAMIMKAEPKEEKDLTAIATPPEDTSSTEFASKTGSCKDSRISTDIKLRPGSSATNFTDLGKADDIHRCISRCCVRPTCDIAYLLNNKCFAVQCLDGVMCQTNAEPAVKDANVQLAYMNRGKSAQKEKDWMLVYIIVASLAFVAGIGGVIWAVCICTKRQKIRKQRRMLDDDEDDEMLPKTTQTRYRTPMPRY; via the exons ATGAGGAATCGACTGTACATCTACTATCGCGCTGTGTTGTTATGCATCTACGCGCTTTGTAAAG TCGTGGGATCAAACTACCTAGAAAGTTGTAAGAAAACACTTGTTGAAGAGAATGTGACGTTAAAGGGAGGTATCGGAGCGGGCACATTCAGGATATTGGGAAAAGTAACAAGCATGGATTCGTGTATTGAACTTTGTTGCAAAACGTCGACTTGTGATGTGGCGTTCCTATCTGCGGCTAAATGTTACGGAGTCGAGTGCGTTAGCGATGAAGAATGCAAGTCCACAGCGACTGATACATCGGATATTAGGGTCCTTATTGCACATGTGAGAACGGGCCATAAAAAAG ATAACACATCACTAGCATTTATAACTCCAAATTTTACATCAAACGTGAAGCCACATCCCAATGGATTTTTGGGCCCAAATCAAGCAGGGCTCTCGTCAACTAACACGCCGAAGGGCCTTATAGCCCAAGGACAAAAATCATTAGACAGTGTGAACCCCAATATGGCTGGACAATGTAGGGCCGGGAAACTATTCAAAGAAGTGACTTTAAAAGGAGGAATTAACGCTGGAACATACAAAGATGTTGGAGCAGTGCAAAACATGGATGAATGTTCGAGCAAATGTTGCGAGTTTGCGGCGTGTGACTTAGCATTTATGCTCTCAAATCGATGTTATCTTGTTGGTTGTTCTGAAGGAAAGAACTGTCAAATACAGAAAGCGAAACCCTCACCGTATCATCCATCGGTGACGTACATTGAGCGGTGGAATAAGGAAGGTGTTAAACACACAG TTTTTCTGAGCGATTCTGCAGACACTAAATACAGCTGTCCAGTAGTGAAGCCAATGACAAAGGTGACGCTTAAGGGAGGGCTCAAAGCAGGCGATTTTACAGACACAGGAAAAGTAGGCAGCATAAAAGAATGCTATGCGACATGCTGCCAGCAAGCCTCGTGTAACCTAGCCTTCATGCTGGGTCAGAACTGTTTCTCAGTCAAATGTTATAACAAGGACTTGTGCAGTACCATTCCAGCGCAACCGTCGATATTCAATCCACAAATTGCGTATGTCTGGAGTAGAAAGGAAATGAGTGGAG ACACAGCAAAAAGTCAAATTCTCAAACCTCAAGTTGTATGTCCAGCAAATAAAGTGCTTGACAGTGTCACACTTGTGGGTGGAATTAAATCCGGGTACTTCCGCGATCATGGCAAAGTCAAAGACATACAGAAATGTCGACGAATCTGTTGTGAGATGCCGCATTGTAACCTGGCCTTTATGCTGTCCTCAAACTGTTTCTCAGTGGCTTGTAAGAGCGCGGACGCTTGTAAAACACAACCAGCCAATCCGTCACGGTATAATCCCAAGATATCATATGTTAGAGAATATGGCTCGACCGAGTTAATAG GGGCACCAAAGCCTTCAGATCAGCAAACCAATGCAACTATTCCGGGATTACTACAGACACCTCTGTCATCTCCATCGGCACCAGCATTGACACCACAAGCTCAACTACCCGGTTTAACAGCTCCAGCGATGGATGCGGCACAAACAACACAGTTCTCACAAACCCAGGGACAAGGGCAGACACCTTTGCTACCAGGGCTGGCACAGCAGATGACCCTGCCTTCTCCACCCTCTCCTCCCGTGGCCCCTTTTGCCTCTAACCCGGAGACGGGACCGAAGCCGTTTATGCCGATGGGTGGAAGTCAAATAGATAACGGCGCTG taatgCAGTTTCCAATCCCTCCTGCACAACCTGCACAACCAGCTCCACCAGCAGCACCAGCTTCGCCTGTTTCACAAACCCTTGATCAGCTAGCTGGTGCCCAAACGGAAACCAAGAAAACAGAGATACCACATGCAGATAATCAACAGAGTTTTAAGAATCAAATAAAGTCGGCCGCAGCCGGCCAAGCCATGCAAATGAACATCGTGGACGGAAAGATCAAGCTGACGCCCGTCGGGGGATCGGAAAATTCCGAAGCTTCCGAATCTAAGGCGAAGACTGACGACTCGTCCAAAAAGGATGACTCGGCCAAAAAGCAATGCAATAAAGCAAAAGTACTTGACAATGTAACACTTAAAGGTGGAAAGAAATCCGGAAAATTCAGTAACCATGGTGATGTGAAAGGAATGGACGAATGTCAAGATATTTGTTGCAAAGATAAGAAATGCAATGTAGCTTTTATGCTCGGCAAGACATGTTACTCTGTTGCTTGCAATAGTAAGGATCTCTGTGAACACACCAAAGCTCCTCCGTCCGATTACAATCCTCAACTTGCTTACGTGCGGCAGTTGGAAAATTCTAACACAAAGG AAACTAGCAAGGCTCCAGCCATCCCACCAGAACCAAAAGATCTCAAATGCAAACACAGCAACATAACTAACAATAAAGACCTGCCAGGCGGTATACATAAAGACAACTTTACTCTGGTCAAAGAAGCAGAAAGCATGGCAAAGTGCATGGAAAAATGCTGCGACAGCAAAGAGTGTGATGTGGCCTACATGGTAGAGAAGAAATGTTATTCCGTTTCTTGCTCTTCAAGAGACGATTGCAAACCTGTCACGGTGAAAGCGTCCAAGAAAACCCCGCTTATTTCAGCCATGATCATGAAGGCGGAGCCGAAGGAAGAAAAAG ACCTCACCGCCATTGCCACTCCTCCCGAGGACACTTCCTCCACTGAGTTTGCATCTAAAACCGGAAGTTGCAAAGACAGCAGAATTTCTACTGACATCAAACTTCGACCCGGAAGTTCGGCGACCAACTTTACAGATTTGGGAAAAGCAGATGATATTCACCGATGTATCAGCCGGTGTTGTGTTCGTCCCACGTGTGATATCGCTTATCTACTGAATAATAAGTGTTTTGCAGTGCAGTGTCTTGATGGAGTCATGTGCCAAACAAACGCTGAGCCTGCAGTTAAGGACGCTAATGTCCAGCTGGCGTACATGAACAGAGGAAAGAGCGCGCAAAAGGAAAAAG ATTGGATGCTGGTATATATTATCGTAGCCTCACTGGCTTTTGTAGCAGGAATCGGTGGAGTGATATGGGCTGTGTGTATCTGTACAAAGAG GCAGAAAATTCGAAAACAAAGACGAATgcttgatgatgatgaagatgatgaaatGTTACCAAAAA CTACTCAAACAAGATATCGAACACCGATGCCAAGATACTGA
- the LOC140945957 gene encoding uncharacterized protein codes for MEMFDTICCSRRSRSDKWLFVSAIFLSYLTVISGHTILEEYSCGQEDIEYNVTLRGGQYAGIFKDQGHVKNMQECMHLCCNSKKCDVAMMHGPKCFSVQCLNDSSCETIPADDEDIDMQIAHMTTKGTGQLTEAPVNDNLDSYDSEAKCPHNEIMYNVKLMGGLKAGKFTDIGKVKSIKTCIRYCCESKVQPCDLAFMISDRCYLVKCFSEERCQALPARPVDHAFKQKMAFVAPWLYKKGKKVVKIPSGQSPHHLQCIQSKLYTKSVLLDGPNAGRFTDVGRVSNSHICSRLCCEDPTCDLAYMFSRTCFLVRCNSERSCRTIPDVEAIRSNSSFDRSIQYIVKRHYGIRLRDDGTPVIRTDENTEEICKLDGEIRNKTVLKAGMLSGKLTHHEGVKDITSCIERCCGHKKCHVAMMMAGKCYSVFCTDPQYCEPKPAPVETHHTNPTVAYVKRGDISFAPKPKPEGVMPLIGRFHPNLEENVEEEYVETEDKEATESGSGETNNGDQTIKNDTIQYEKEETEESSSDDLQDESGSGEDADSGSGENGSGNLEREESGNDTSGESGEEGSGESGEEEDSGDSGSGESGEEKGDQTF; via the exons ATGGAAATGTTTGATACTATTTGCTGTTCGCGAAGATCACGAAGCGATAAGTGGCTCTTCGTGTCCGCCATCTTTCTGTCTTACTTAACAG TAATCTCAGGACATACGATTCTAGAAGAGTACAGCTGTGGACAAGAAGACATTGAGTACAACGTGACTTTAAGAGGTGGTCAATATGCAGGCATATTTAAAGATCAAGGGCACGTGAAAAATATGCAGGAATGTATGCACTTGTGCTGCAACTCCAAAAAATGTGACGTGGCCATGATGCATGGGCCAAAGTGTTTTAGCGTGCAGTGTCTGAACGATTCTTCCTGCGAGACAATTCCAGCTGACGATGAAGACATTGATATGCAGATTGCTCATATGACAACTAAAGGAACAGGACAGCTAA CCGAGGCTCCAGTAAACGACAATTTAGATAGCTACGATTCCGAAGCAAAGTGTCCGCACAACGAGATCATGTACAATGTGAAGCTAATGGGTGGATTGAAAGCTGGAAAATTCACTGACATTGGCAAAGTTAAAAGTATTAAAACATGTATCAG GTATTGCTGTGAGTCCAAAGTGCAGCCATGCGACCTGGCCTTTATGATATCTGATCGCTGTTACCTGGTGAAATGCTTCTCGGAGGAGAGATGTCAGGCGCTTCCCGCCAGGCCTGTAGACCACGCTTTTAAACAGAAAATGGCGTTTGTAGCACCATGGCTTtataaaaagggcaaaaaagtcG TAAAGATTCCCTCCGGTCAGTCCCCGCATCATTTGCAGTGCATTCAGAGCAAGCTCTATACTAAGTCTGTTCTTTTGGATGGTCCAAACGCCGGACGCTTTACAGACGTGGGCCGAGTCTCTAACTCCCATATTTGTTCCCGCCTTTGCTGTGAGGATCCTACCTGTGACTTGGCGTACATGTTTAGCCGCACGTGCTTCCTTGTTAGATGTAATAGTGAAAGAAGCTGTCGTACTATCCCAGATGTGGAGGCGATACGCTCAAACAGTTCATTTGATAGATCTATTCAGTACATCGTTAAGCGACACTATGGCATCAGGCTGAGAGATG ATGGTACCCCTGTGATAAGAACAGACGAGAATACGGAGGAAATCTGCAAATTAGACGGTGAGATAAGAAACAAGACGGTTCTCAAAGCAGGCATGCTTTCCGGCAAGCTGACTCACCACGAAGGCGTCAAGGACATTACGTCATGCATTGAACGCTGCTGTGGTCATAAGAAATGTCACGTGGCCATGATGATGGCGGGAAAATGTTATTCAGTGTTTTGTACAGACCCGCAGTACTGTGAACCTAAGCCAGCTCCCGTGGAGACTCATCATACGAACCCTACAGTGGCGTATGTTAAGAGAGGAGATATCAGCTTTG CTCCAAAACCCAAGCCAGAAGGTGTAATGCCTTTAATTGGAAGATTCCATCCAAATCTTGAAGAAAACGTAGAAGAGGAGTATGTCGAGACAGAAGACAAAGAGGCTACAGAAAGTGGCAGCGGAGAAACAAACAATGGTGACCAAACAATAAAGAACGATACAATACaatatgaaaaagaagaaacagaagaaA gtAGTAGTGATGATTTGCAAGATGAAAGCGGAAGTGGGGAGGACGCTGATAGTGGGTCTGGGGAGAACGGAAGTGGTAACCTTGAAAGAGAGGAATCTGGGAACGACACTAGTGGAGAAAGCGGAGAAGAGGGTAGCGGTGAAAGCGGAGAAGAAGAGGATAGTGGAGATAGTGGAAGCGGAGAAAGTGGCGAAGAAAAAGGAGACCAGACGTtctga